The following nucleotide sequence is from Paroedura picta isolate Pp20150507F chromosome 1, Ppicta_v3.0, whole genome shotgun sequence.
gggtcagggatgccagcctccaggtggggcctggggatcccctggaattccagctcctctccagactgcagagatcagttcccctggaggaaagggctgctggggagggggcactcagggatgccagcctccaggtgggaactgggggtctcctggaattccagctcctctccagactgcagagatcagatctcctggagaaaagggaggcttgggaggggggactctgtggctttgtgccccactgaggtccctgccctccccaactcCGGCCCCAAAtctccactggtggccagggggaatgGGCAGCCCACATGAGGGGGTTGAAGGGTAGACGTCTTTTAAGAAGGGGAGACAGATTTGGGGGTGGCTGTGTTATTTTTGGTTTTAGCTgggaatgttttaattattgtaagTCACCTCAGACCAAGTggaagtggaatataaatgctTGAATCGATCAATCAAACAATCCTTGTCTCCAGCCTTGACAGAATGTCTCACCTGCTCCCCTTGGCCTCAGCAGGTGTCCCCTATTGCAGGTAAGTTGTCTGGATGtggagctcccctcccctcccctcccctcaaccgACCGCCACTGGCACCTTGTTATGCAGGCTACTAAATATGAAACAGGTGGGCATACCTTTGGACATCACACTtgcaggaggaagcacagaaggTGGAGAAGgctgaagaagaaggggaggggcccccagaGAGACCGGCTGGATGAGTtgccaaactcctaaaacacaaaagcagaatTGGCTCAATTATTTGGCACAGGGATGTCCTGCTTAGGCCTAGAGACCCCACCTGCCAATCcccagaaagagaagaagagttggttcttagatgccactttacccgagggagtctcaaagcggcttccagttgccttccctttcctctccccacaacagacaccctgtgagggaggagaggctgagagagccctgagattactgctcaagctgatattacagcttgatcagtgctgtggggagaccaaggtcacccagctggttgcatgtggaggaggaggaacagggaatcaaacccggctcaccagattggaactCTGCACTCCTGACCGCAATCCCAAgctggctcaccccccccccccatgccttccCTTCCGTGATATAAACCAGAGAAATACCTGTTGTCCAGAGTGTAGAACTTGTGCAGAACAGCCtcccaacacccccctccccgaggAAGCAGGGTCTTAACAAGGACTGaaataagaatgcagaaaagcccccccccccccgttgcaccCTCGGGTGATTGTGTGACTGCTGAGAGGACAGGCGAATGCATGAGTGGGTGCAGGGAAGTTGCAAGGGTGGGCAgcgggggaggagaaggcaggcaggtaggtagaAGAGAGCGAGAGGGGCACAGTGGTGGGccgcagagggaggaagagggggcacCAGGCACTGTCTGCTGAGGACCCACCAAAGCGTGGAACCAGTAAGAGGTACTTTGGCCCCTGAGTGTCTCCCCTGCCGTAGAAAGGCTGCCTCTCAGGGATGTGACTTACTTTACTTGCAGGAGTTTCATACTGAGAATAATCCTGTTCATACGTGGTGTTTTCTGAAAAGGAAACAATGACTGGTGGTTATCCCAACAAATTCTGAAGAGCAAAGAAACTAACCTGAAAACAATTTACAGGCGTGAAatcccccaaggaagcccagccATTGTGGCCTTGGGAAGAGCTGCTGTTTCCAGGGCTTCTGGGTTGGTGGCAGGGGCTGTGAAAGAAGGGTTTATCATATTTCAGAGATTTATATTCCATTTCCCCAAGCTGAGCTGTCCGAAGCAGTCGAATGAgctgggtcaccatgttggtctgaagcagcaaaacgaAGTCTGCGTCCAAGGGCCCCTTAAgcaccaacaacgttttattcagggTAGAAGATTTCATGCGGACACACAGCTGTcaaccactccgcaggagcggtaagaataaaTGGATAAGgcctatgtgggaggagaaaggggcggggcgagtccgggataaaaacttgaaggggccaacCGGGAGCCGCtgcgtggctcccgattggccccttggcctgtcCCAGACATGCCggccctgctgggggggggggggaaggggtggctggCGGAGGATTCAGTGCAGCCAAAAGAGCAGGCCCACATCAGAGAAGTGGggggcctgctcctttgcctgcCCCAAAGCCGCGGAGTcggctgggaggggggcggggggaaaggcTTATCCGACGCGGCTGGCCTCCTCCTTTGCCCCTGAACCCAGGGACTCCGgtgggaggggggcggccggggGAGGCTTCAGCGCGGGGCTTGAAGCAGCCCCACCACGTCCAAGATGCAGCGGGGCTGCTCCGAGCCCCACCCTGAAGCCAGGGActcgggcgggagggaggggaaggggggcggggaggcccCCCCGTGCCCAGCCAccggcccgctagcgcccgctgtattgggccTCCAGCGGGCCTTGAACCCTAGTTTAGGAAGAAAACTCcattggccttcaaggtgccacaggactcaagtTTTGCTTTATGTATCAGAAATGAAGTCCGTACAATGGATAGTTTAGAAACTGGCTGTGTTAAGGTGGAACCTTTAGTCGGCATTTTGTGGGATTCGTTTCCTGTCCTCCTTTTCTGCCAGTCAGGGGTGCCAAGGACACGGCTGACCATTAAAACGGCATCCTGTGAGTGTATGGGAATTGTGGGGTTTAACATCgcatgggattttatggggtatATTGTTTATTGGTTTTGTAAGCCACGTCGAGACGACCCTGTCAacagaggcgggatataaatcaaattataaatgcataaatgaatgaatgaatgaatgaatatatgaaTGAATAATGCATCATGTGTATGTAAATTGGCATCGTTGCTGCTGACTTATATACCACCTTGAGCAAGTTATACCAGCAGAGgcggtgtatatatatatatataaatataattttaaatacaaTCAATTCAATTATGGAGACCCCAGTAAGGGACTTTTTaggcaagagagaagaagaggtggttggcTAGTGCCTTCCGCTGcacagtctttcttggtggtcttcatCCGGGTATTGACTCCTCTTAGCTGCTGAAatcggatgagatcaggctagtctgggccatcccaTGTCAGGGCAAAAGAAACCCACAGGTAACATCCAACCAGGTAGCTCCAAAGGATCAAGATTTTACAATCAGATTTAAAAAGCACTCCAGATTTTGAAACACACACGTCCTGAAGGATTTTATTGTCAGGGGATTTTATTGCTGATAAGATTTCAAAGGTTCTGAAGGACATTAAGAATGGAAAGGACAGGATCCCTGTTTTGACTGCATTCATAATGAGTCCCTGATCAACAACAGCACATTCACTAGGCAGTGGCTTGCAAAGTTTCTCAGTGACTTGAGAACAGACTCCCagtggaattttaaaaagcaaagacagTTGCTATTCTGAAACCTGGAAGACAAAGACATCTGGTAGAAAATCACAGACCTATTTCCCTTCTGAGCTCCTGTTATACACTCTTTAAGAGGCgcgtaagaaccaactcttcttcttctaatccttaACAGAATCAGTGTTAGAACTAACATGTCCCTATCGAGCAAACAGGATTTAGATCCTGTTGTAGTTGTCAAGACCAGCTTAACAATTGTCGTTGAGGCAGGGTAGCCCCACAATGTGTCATAAGACGACAGCATTTTTCAACAAACTGATTGCTGCTTATGATACAGTCTGGAACAGACTTTCTACCAGGATTCATGAGGTTTCACCATGGTCCTTGAAGGGTTTGCCAAtggaatgggagttaattaatttagatatgtttttaaatatatatataattattgagttatatataaccatatatggtcatgttgaccccccaaaggccaatgatgggcctggagggggtggggagggggcccggTCATAacaatccttgctggctgaggctcatcacaTGTGCTCCTGCctggagtccagagagataaatactctcattttaacttaactgcaggaGGGGCAACAGaatggcataggcctgccctagCCCCGTttctgacatggggggggggtgtgatggAGTGGTATCAGCTTTcttggccctgtttctggtggGGAGGTGAAGGCAACAGAGCAGCATAGAAGAGCGAACTGGAAGCCAGTCCAgggtgcaggtatggttctgctCACAAATCATGAGAAAATGTTTCCGTGtggtcacttcctgtgctgtgggagtggcctggtgatgtcacgtCTGGTAGGAGTATCTGGGGGATGgtgcttctggtgacatgtgacttccaggggtgtggcagggaaggtGTGGCTTGCTGAtaaccacttccagggtttctcaaaggctgaagaatgtttcaggggtttctcaacagtaaaaagcttGAGAGGGAGGGTCTGCTGCACAAGTTCttacaagtccccccccccagcagaacaCCATTTCAGCTCCTAAATAACATGCTGAGTGATAGAACTGTCCAAGTAATTATGGGTCAGCCAATCAGCAAGCAGAAGAAACTTTACTAATGGTGAATCCCACATTTCGTATACACACACTGTCAATTCTGTAATTGTCAATTCTGTGAGGCTgacggagagggtgattctgtgaaggctcaagggggtggcaggtgacagtgcgtgagcgagagggttgtgagtgtcctccataatgcaaggggttggactagatgacccaggaggtcccttccaactctatgattctaaattccttctaaacctccggaagaagttcctgacagtcagagcggttcctcagtggaacaggcttcctcgggaggtggtgggttctccctctttggagattttcaagcagaggctgattctgtgaaggctaaagggggtggcaggtgacaggggatgagcgagagggttgtgagtgtcctgcattgtgcggggggggggggaatagatgacccaggaggtcccttccaatgcaataattctatgattctaattgcctGTGTTAGCCCAAACTCGTAAGATCTCCTAAGACAGAAGAAAGAAATGCGACCGAGAGTCTTACCGTAATAGTAGTCTTCACTCCCATAATAGAGAAAATGACTCCCTATGAAAAGCAAGCATTTCAGGGAACAGCGTGAGTGACTGCAGGCCGCTCCATTAACCCTCCATGTTGCCAAAtgtcccctccctctccagccccctcctcctGAAGTCCTAAGCCACAGTTGCCTCCAAGGGCCAGGGAGGGCTGccgtagggctgccaactcagtTCCTGGACCTCTGTAAGTGGCGCATGAGAGGGCGAGGTTTGGGCGGGGTGGGACCCCAGGGGGGGCCTAatgcccactctccaaagcagccatggcctccagggcaggggtagtcaacctgtggtcctccagatgttcatgcaaacgctggcaggggctcatgggaactgtagtccatggacatctggaggaccacaggttgactacccctgctccaggggaatcTCTTTGTTGCAGCCAGGAGATCTCCGGGGCCCAGCTGGAGGCTTGCAGTGCATGTTGCTGGCGAGATGGGGAGCCTCTTAAGGGGCTGGGGGCTGATGGCGCATGCTGGCCAGAGAGGGGGGCTCCTTCCCATTGGGCTTTTCGCCTCCTGCCAGCACAGAAGGGGCTGCTGAGCGGCTTTTGTGACGCCTTCCAGAATCTCCGCCTTTGCCCATCACCGGCCGGCAGAAGGACGAGGTGCCTGGACTGGTTagctggagtttggggaaggacaTCAGCTTCCTGGCAGCTAGAgaggctcctcagtggaacaggcttccggggggggggggggggggggctctccttccttggaggtttgtaagcagagtctagatcaggggtagtcaaactgcggccctccagatgtccgtggactacaattcccaggagcccctgccagcaggggctcctgggaattgtagtccacggacatctggagggccgcagtttgactacccctggtctagatggccaTGGAACAGCCACGCCAATCCTGTGAATGTAAGCAGATggtgagagggagggtgggaaggggtgagCAGTGATTGGCCCTCGTggcccctccaggccagattggcccagggatcctggaggttttttgccttcctgtgggtctggagcaggggtcactgggggtGCGGGAGGTCGTTGTGAATTCCCTGCTCTGTGCAGggatgggttggactagatggcctttggggATCCCTCCCCACTGTATGTTTCTGTTTTTATCTCTTTTTGCAGACTAGGAAGCAGCTGCCAGCCTCctcactccttcccttctcctctgaCTCGCCTTGGATTTTATAGATAGGCTGCCACCTCCagggagagatttgggggtgacaaATGAGCAGGGGTAtcatgccccagagtccacctaCCCAAACCACCATTTTCCCCGGGGGACCCGGTCCCAGgcatctgcagaggaaactgtacttctgggagagctccaggccacacctggtggATGGCAACCCTATCTTATAGGTGACTTTCAAGCACAAAAGTGTACAGTTGGCTCGTTTTGATAAAGCTGATGGCCAAACTCCATCAGAAGCTCTCcgctggttggactagatgactctggaggtcccttccagccctatgattctatgactctctgctctgtggctggatttccagaggaaccggctggccactgggagagacgggaggctggacgggtctgatccagcagcacaTCTGACACATCTGGAACTACGAGGTTGTGGGTAAGCCTGCCTGGAGAGAGAAAAGTACAGGCCGGAGAGCAGAATGGGTGGATGTTTTGGGGCAACTGCCTGTTTCCTCCTTGcgccttttctctccctctctctcaaatGAACAGCtggtgtcaggccaggcctgcaaaagggccaGGGGAGAGGGCTTAAAAGGGagcccagaagagccctgcagggggcagcaaaggGGAAAGCCAGTCAGATTGGATAGCCAGACCAGCAGAGATTATCCTGAGGTGTGTCATTTGAggatgcaaacctccaggtgctggctggaaacctcctggaattacacgtcatatcatagaatcatagagctggaaggggccatacaggccatctagtccaaccccctgctcaacgcaggatcagcccaaagcatcctaaagcatccaagaaaagtgtgtatccaacctttgcttgaagactgccagtgagggggagctcaccacctccttaggcagcctattccactgctgaactactctgactgtgaaaaactttcctgatatctagcctatatcgttgtacttgaagtttaaacccatcactgcgtgtcctttccttccagaaaacagaggccagttcctccggagaaaatggctgctttggagggggagccCGAGGGTCCCGgcctctgctgaggtcccttccctcccacctcctgccctcctcaggctccacctccaaacccaCCAGctctttcccaacccaaagctggcgaCTCTTGAGTTTTGCTTTGCCTGCCTCCAGATGGCTATTCTTTTGGGAATTCCAcaaccctccccacctccctccctccccctccctccctccctctgccagcAAGTGATGTAGCTGCATATCTGCCTGCATCTCTGATCCTCACCAGCAAGCATGCTCAGTTCCAAAACAACTTCCTCTGCGTTTTGATCCGTTCGGGCACCCCCAACCCCCACGGCATCATTCACTCAGCCAGCCCAAACtttgcccctgccagccccctccccagccactgctgctcacccccccccccccaagggacagCTTTCTCCTCACCTGAGTGAAATCAGCCTCCTCCCCCTCCGCAGCAAGAGGTATCAGCTCCCTCCGGCCAGCAAGATCGACTTACCGTTGAAAGAAACGGAGAAATTCCCTTCTTCACTGTGAATGACGTAAATCTCCTCAGCCTTAGTTCCTACGATATTCCCTGCAGTGAGAAAAGGTGGCAGTGAGCCCCGGGAAGGACCAGAGGCCGGAGTATGAATAACCGAGGAGGGCCAGatccccttccccaggcccccAAGAAGATCCGTGTTGGAAGCCGTAATGCGGGAGTGAAAGTCCCTCAGGGTCTAGACACCTGGCTGggagttagagcagttcctcagtggaacaggcttcctcgggaggtggtgggttctccatctttggagatttttaagcagaggctggagagccatctgatggagaggctgattctgtgaaggctcaagggggtggcaggtgacagtgggagagggtagggagtgtcctgcacagtgcagggggttgggctagatgacccaggtggtcccttccagctctacgattctgtaattctaaattccatctaaacctccggaagaagttcctgacagtcagagtggttccttagtggaacaggcttcctcgggaggtggtgggttctccgtctttggagatttctaaacagaggctggagagccatctgatggagaggctgattctgggaaggctcaagggggtggcaggtgacagtgggtgagcgattgggatgtgagtgtcctacatagtgcaggggggttggactagatgaccccagaggcctttccagctctaggattctgtaattgtaaattccatctaaacctccggaagaagttcctgacagtcagagtggttcctcagtggaacaggcttcctcgggaggtggtgggttctccatctttggaggtttctaaacagaggctggagagccatctgatggagaggctgattctgtgaaggctcaagggggtggcaggtgacagtgggagagggtagggagtgtcctgcacagtgcagggggttgggctagatgacccaggtggtcccttccagctctacgattctgtaattctaaattccatctaaacctccggaagaagttcctgacagtcagagtggttccttagtggaacaggcttcctcgggaggtggtgggttctccgtctttggagatttctaaacagaggctggagagccatctgatggagaggctgattctgggaaggctcaagggggtggcaggtgacagtgggtgagcgattgggatgtgagtgtcctacatagtgcaggggggttggactagatgaccccagaggcccttccagctctaggattctgtaattgtaaattccatctaaacctccggaagaagttcctgacagtcagagtggttcctcagtggaacaggcttcctcgggaggtggtgggttctcaatatccaaattaagcaaACAACGCAGGGTTGTTTCCACACtcgggtggagacggatggggccagcaacaactgcgacagtgtctgccattaattacttacgtggacagttttattt
It contains:
- the LOC143829120 gene encoding uncharacterized protein LOC143829120 codes for the protein MPPRSCLRSRWMPPRRATRMWEFLLPAVILQSFVGNIVGTKAEEIYVIHSEEGNFSVSFNGSHFLYYGSEDYYYENTTYEQDYSQYETPASKEFGNSSSRSLWGPLPFFFSLLHLLCFLLQV